GCCGATTACATAACGGTGCATACTCCTCTTACGGATGAGACGCGGCATATGATCTCGGATAAAGAATTTGCGGTGATGAAGAAGAGCATTCGTCTTATCAATTGCGCCAGGGGCGGAATAATTGACGAAGAGGCGCTCGTGAGAGCCATCGAGGCCGGTAAAGTGGCGGGTGCCGCGTTCGACGTGTTCGAGGAAGAGCCGCCGAAGAACTCGAAGCTCGCGAAGCTCGACAAGGTAGTGCTGACGCCGCATCTGGGCGCATCTACAGAAGAGGCGCAGATGAATGTCGCCATCGATGTTGCCAACACTGTACGCGACGCGCTTTTAGGCCGCGGGGTGAAGAATGCGGTCAATGTTCCGTGCGTCGATCCCGAAGTTTATAAAGTCCTCGAGCCGTACCTGAAACTCGCCGAGAATATCGGCTGTATGCAGACACAGCTTGTCGACGGGCACATAAAGAAAGTAAAGATCAGGTATGTGGGCGATCTTCTGAAATATGATCTGACCCCGTTTACCGCGACCATTATGAAGGGCTTGCTAAAGCCCATAATGCAGGATACCGTCAATTTCGTCAATTCGCTCGTCATGGCCAAGGAGCGCGGGATAACCATCGTTGAGTCGAAGACCGACCGGATACAGGATTTCGCCAGCTTGATATGGGTGGAGGTCGAGACGGACAGGATGACGAGCTCCATATGCGGCACGCTTTTTACTAAGGTTGATCCGAGGATAGTGAAGGTAAATGATTTTTACGTCGATTTCGTACCCGAGGGAACTCTCCTGATGGTATTTAATAAGGACGTGCCCGGGATAATAGGCCACATAGGCACTATATTCGGGAAGAATAAGATAAACGTCGCGAGCGTGTCGTTCGGCAGGGAAGCGAAAGGCGGCCGCGCGGTAAGCGTGTGGAATGTCGATAGTGAAGTGTCGAAGAAGGTGCTCGACGAGATAAAGAGTTCAGGGGATGTTTACGAGCTGAAACTTGTTAAATTGTAGGTAAATAAAAGGCGAGGTCTACAACATGGCGAAGCAGAATAAGATATACATAGTTGATGTTACTAATAGGGATGGCGTTCAGACCTCTCGGCTGGGTCTTGCCAAACTCCAGAAGACGATGATCAACCTTTACCTTAATGATATGGGTGTGACGCAGTCGGAGTTCGGTTTTCCTGTTACGCGCCATGAGACGAATTATTTAAACGCCAATCTTGAGCTCGCTAAATTAGGGGTGCTCAAGCCTATCGTGCTGAGCGGTTGGATCAGGGCCATAAAAAGCGATGTCGAGAAGGCGTGCAAAATGACGAAAGTGGAAAACTTAAATCTTTCGATATCGACGTCCGAGCAGATGATAAACGGCAAATTTCAGGGCAAGTTTACAAAGGAAGATGTTATAAAAGAGATGGTCGAAGCGGTGCGTACAGCGAAAAAATTTGGCATAAAATACGTAGGCGTGAACGCGGAAGACGCGTCAAGAACTCATATCGATTATCTCATAAAATTCTCGCGAGCCGCCAAGAAGGCAGGCGCCGAAAGGATAAGATATTGTGACACGCTCGGTTACGACGATCCTTTTACGATATATGAGAGAGTTAAAGTATTAGCGTCCGAAATAAAATTACCCATAGAACTTCATTGCCACAACGATCTCGGCATGGTTGTGGCGTGCTCGGTCGCGGGCGCAAAGGCGGCGATAGACGCAGGCGTAGATGCCTATATCAATACCACTGTTAATGGCATGGGTGAGCGCGCCGGTAACGCGGATCTTGTCAGCGTTATTCTGGCGGTAAAATATTCGAGCGGTTTTCAGGGTAAGAAATATATTCTTGATGAGAGGGTTAAGCTATCTTCCGCCTGGAAGCTGGCCAAATACGCCTCGTACGCGTTCGATGTGCCGATACCTATAAATCAACCGGGCGTGGGCGCCAATGCGTTCGCGCATGAGTCCGGCATACATGCCGACGGCGCGCTTAAAGACAGGCGTAACTACGAACTCTACGACTTTGAAGAGCTCGGCCGCGGCGAGCCCGAAATAATAGATACCGGCAGACAGATAACTGCGGGAGAATACAGTGGTATTAAAGGTTTTAGGAATGTTTACGACAAGCTAGAAGTGAAGTTCAAGGACGAGAAAGAAGCGACGAAGATATTGGAGCTTGTAAGGTATGCCAATGTCCATACTCAACAGCCGCTTACCGAAGACGAGCTTTTATTTATCGCGCGGCATCCGGAAATAGCGCGTAAAATATTTACAATGACGCCGTAATATATGGGGTGGGGCATGAAGGATCTTAAGGTGCTGGCGCTTGGTTTTGTTGTGAGTTGCTTTATGAGCGCTCCAATAAGCGCGTTCGGTGCAGACACCGCGAAGCAAGAAACAGCAACTGCGTCCGTTACCGCTGAGCCGGTTACCGGGAAGATCGTTGCCGCCGGTGTTGCCTCCGGCTCCGGGAAGACCGCCGCTGGGGCCACTACCGGTATCGCGGCTACTTCCGACGCTACCGCCCCCGTGACGGCCGAAGCGCCGCAGAAAGAGCTGACGAAAGCGGAGAAACTCGATCGGGTCAATGAGAGCTTGAATAATTTTGCGGAGATAATGAATTTTATTCCAGACTTGAAAAAGGAAGTGGATTCTAACGGTAAGGCATCTTATACATTTCAGGGCAAGAAGCTGGAGAATCTCGACGATGAGACGCTGGGGAAATTGTTCGGCAGGGTAAGGAACGAGGCCTCGCGCATAAGGACGGAGAGAGTTAATAAGCAGTTGAATTTTATACGCAAAATGGAACAATTTAACAGGCAGAGAAGGGCGATCGCTACGACGTCGGCCAAAACCAACTACAATATTCCAAAGGCTACCGCCACAATATCGACTCCAAAAATACCAAAGATACCGAAGATCCCAAAGACTACGTCTTATAAATAATAAGGAAAAACTATGGCGAATATGGTTATACTGGGAGCCCAATGGGGCGATGAGGGTAAGGGGAAAGTCATCGATATCTTTACGCGCAAAGTAGATTATGTCGTCCGGTATCAGGGCGGGAATAACGCGGGCCATACCGTAGTTATCGGTGATGAGGAGTTCATACTGCATCTTATCCCTTCCGGTATACTTCATAAGCGAAAGATGTGCGTCATAGGCAATGGCGTAGTTATCGACCCAAAAGCGCTTTTAGACGAGATAAATATGCTGAAAAACCGCGGCATCGACGTAGATGGCCGTCTCTTTATAAGCGATAACGCCCATGTTATATTTCCATATCATAGATTGCTCGATGAACTCAAAGAAGGGAAACGCAAAAAAATAGGCACCACCAAGAGAGGGATAGGGCCCTGCTATTCGGACAAAGTGGCGCGCTCCGGTATACGCGTCGCGGACTTGATAGACGATGCCGTGCTGAGAGAAAAACTGCAGAGCAATCTCGACGAGAAGAACGATATTTTAGGCAAGATATACGGCGCGAAGGGGTTTTCGTTCGATGAATTGTATGAAGAATATTCCGGCTACGCGAAAGAAATAAAGAAATACGTTGTTGATACGGCAGTGGCTTTGAACGACGCTATAAAGAAAAAGAAACGTATACTATTTGAAGGCGCGCAGGGTACGCTCCTCGATGTGGATCACGGGACGTATCCGTTCGTTACTTCTTCCAATTCCACCGCGGGCGGAGCTTCAACCGGCACAGGCGTAGGCCCCACGAAGATCGGCAAGGTTATAGGTGTTGTGAAGGCTTATACGACGAGGGTCGGCGAAGGGCCTTTTCCCACAGAGTTTACAAAAGATCTCATGGAACAGATACGGAAGAAGGGCAAGGAGTTTGGCGCAACGACCGGCCGGCCCAGGCGCTGTGGATGGTTCGACAACGTTATCGTGAAACATTCAGTTATGGTTAACGGAATAGATGAGATAGTGGTTACAAAACTCGACGTTCTCGACGACCTCGACTCCATAAAAATATGTACGGCGTACAAATTTGGCGGCAAGATATATAATCATTTTCCTTCAAACCCGAGGGTTCTGGCCGCCTGCGAGCCTATTTATGAAGAGCTTCCGGGTTGGCGGAGCGATACTACCAGGGTGACGTCTTACGCGAAACTTCCAGTCAACGCGCGCAATTACCTTAAGAGGATACAGCATATCCTTAATACGAAAATTGTGCTCATATCCGTAGGGTGCGACAGGAAACAGACGTTTTCCAAGGGCGCGTAACGGTTTTGCCTTGACTTTAAAAGTGTGCGGTGCTAACATTTTAAACATTAGTGGTTTCGAACATTAAACAGGAGGAGCAAGATGAGGAAGGTCGCTGTACTGGCTTTAGCGTTAATTTTCACAGTTTCATTGACGGGTTGCGCGCTCAATTTCTACAAAGGTAAACCGGAGCAGGAACGCAAGATAAAACAGTTGACCAGTCAGCTTGAGGATCTTGAGCAGGCTAAGCGTACCCTCGAGGAGCGGCTCGCCAAAGAGATAGCGGACAATCAGATACTTTTAGAGCAGACTCAGAGGGGCCTTATCATAACCATGGCGAACGACATCCTCTTCGATTCCGGCAAGGCGAAGCTGAAGAAGAATGCTTATCCCGCCCTCGATAAGGTCGCGGTAGTTTTGAACGAAACGGTCCCGGATAGAGATATAGGCGTGGAAGGTCATACCGATTCCGCTCCGATAAAGCGTTCCGGATGGAAATCAAACTGGGAGTTGTCCTCGGCGCGCGCTACCAACGTGCTCCATTATCTTATAGGCAAAGATGTCAGTCCCCGCCGTCTCTCGGCGATAGGATACGGTGAATTCAGGCCGGTTGACGCGAATGATACTAAAGAAGGCCGATCGAGGAACCGCCGCGTCGAGATAATTATCCTTCCCAAAGAGATGAGCAAGAAGTCATACGAAGAGATACAGGGCAAGATATCGGAAGAAGCTAAGGCGGCTGAAGAGTCAAAGGCCCCCGAAGCGCAGGAGTCGGTAAAATAGGACAGGTAAGCGGTTGTCATTAAATATGGATCATAAACCAGCAATGGGGGATTTTTACATCCCCCATTGCTGTTACTGAGCAATATACGTAAAATATATGAGCCCCGAAAAGATACCTCAGCACGTTGCGATCATAATGGACGGTAACGGCAGATGGGCAAGAGCGCATCATCTACCGAGGATAGCCGGCCATCGCGCCGGCGCGTCAAGCGTCCGTCAGGTGATAGAGGCCGCCAGGGAATGCGGAGTAAAGGTGCTGACGCTGTATACTTTTTCGACGGAGAACTGGAAGAGGCCGAAGGACGAGGTCGATAAGCTTTTCGGGCTTCTCGAAGAATATCTCGACAAGGAAGAAAAATCTTTAAATAAAAATAACATACGATTTTCGACCATAGGTGATATCGACGCTATGCCGGAATCCGTCCGCGCAAAGATCCGGAAAGTGACGGCATCCACCGCCGGGAATACGGGCCTTGTGCTGAACCTGGCTTTGAATTACGGCGCCCGGCACGAGATATTGAACGCCTGCCGCGGTATTGCCAAAGCGGCAGTGGCCGGGAGGCTCGATCCGGAAGCGATAGACGAGGCCGGTTTCGCCGATTATTTATATACCAAAGATCTGCCGGACCCGGATCTTATGATACGTACTTCGGGCGAATGCCGCCTATCCAATTTTCTGCTTTGGCAGATCGCCTATTCAGAGCTTTACATAACTAAAAAGTTCTGGCCTGATTTCAAAAAGCCGGATTTTAAAAAAGCATTAAAGGAATACGAAAGGAGGGAGAGGAGATTTGGCGGATAATTTAAGCGTTACAAAGAGGATGATTACGAGCATCATAATAGTGACGCTTGTAACTCTCGTCATATTCTTTTTCCCGAATTGGGTCTTCGCGCTTCTTGCTTCTGTAATGATAGGCCTGGCGCTTATCGAGTTCTTCGCTCTCGTCGAGCGTAAGAATATATTTGTGTATAAATATCTCGGCGTGATAATAGGTATGTGCGTGCCTATCATGCTCTATTTTCAGATGGGGGGAGAAGGGTATTTTACACTCGAACCGTTCTTCATAGTCATAGCGTGCCTGTTTATATTCGTACTGCAGTTTACAAGGCGGGACAGCTCTCAGGCGCTTGTGAGTATTGCCGTAACGCTCTTCGGGCTTCTTTACATCGCATGGTTCTTCTCTTATTTTCTTAAGCTGAAATTCCTGCATAACGGCGCGTATCTGGTGGCATTCTTAGTCCTCGTAACGAAGATGGGCGACGTGGGGGCATATCTTGTCGGCAACGCGGCCGGCAAGCACGCGCTTATCCCGCGGATAAGCCCGCACAAGACGATCGAGGGGACGATAGGCGGGCTTTTATTCAGCGTCATGAGCGCTGTGGCAAGCAGGAGCTATCTTCCCGATTTTTCCTACGCGCATCTTGTGGTGCTGGGTATTTTGCTCGGGATACTGGCTCAGGTAGGGGATCTGGCCGAGTCGCTTTTAAAGAGAGATTCGGGTGTTAAGGATTCCGGCGCGGTCTTTTCCGGATTCGGCGGGATGTTGGATCTCATAGATAGCCTATTATTCACAGCCCCCATATTTTATTTTTATGTCGCGGTATTAATGAAAAAATGAGAAAAAAAATCGCAATCCTCGGGTCGACCGGATCGATAGGAACGAGCGCGCTCGATGTCGTAGCGCGCTCCGGCGGAGCGTTTGAGGTTGTCGCGCTATCCGCAGGTTCCAATGTAAAGCTTCTCGCGGCCCAGGCGCGCGCCTTCAGGCCACGGGTCGTTTCGATAGCCGATGAGCGTCTCGCGCGGCAGTTAAAAGCGCTCCTGCCGGGCGCGACTAAGATATTATGCGGCGCCGATGCCCCGAGCGAAATATTGTCGCGAGGCGGGATCGATATTGTGCTTATGGCGATCTCCGGCACCGAATGCATCATGCCGCTCGTCGAGAGCGTAAAGAAGAAGCGCCGCGTAGCTCTCGCGAACAAAGAGGCTCTTATAAGCGCGGGTCAGATCGTGATGGAGCTTGCCGCGAAGTCCGGCGCCGAGATCATACCGGTTGATAGCGAGCATAGCGCGATATTCCAGTGCGTTGACGGCAGGCGCGAATACCTTTCTAAGATATACCTTACAGGTAGCGGCGGGCCGCTTTTAAACGTCCCGGCCCGAAGGTTCGATTCTCTCCGACGAGGAGATGTCCTGAACCATCCCAGGTGGAAGATGGGCAGAAAAATAACCGTTGATTCCGCTACCATGATGAATAAGGGGCTCGAGGTTATCGAGGCCCAGTATCTTTTCGGCGTCGATGCCGCCCGGATAGAGGTACTCATCCACCCCGAAGCGGTTATACACTCGATGGTGGAGTTCGCCGACGGCGCTATATTGGCGCAACTCGGTGCGCCGGACATGCGTCTGCCGATCCAATATGCGCTTACGTATCCGCGCCGCGCCGACGGCTTAGCCAAACACGTGGATTTTGCTAAAATAGGGCGTCTTACGTTCAAACAGCCGGATTACAAAAAGTTTCCATGTCTTGAACTCGCGGCCCGGGCGGCTGCGTTCGGCGGAACCGCTCCGGCGGCCCTGTGCGCGGCAGACGAAGAAACTGTCGCCTCCTATCTCGACGGCCGGATAAAGTTTTCGGATATACCAAAAGTGATATCGCGGGTCCTTTCCGCGCATAAAAATATAAACGATACAAAGCCGTCTCTTGGCGACATATTAGAAGCCGTGGGGCGTTCAAAAGAGGAAGCGAGGGTAATCTGTTGTCAGTAATAATTTTTTTAGTGGTTCTTGGGATCCTTGTTATAGTTCATGAGTTCGGCCATTTTTTCGCGGCGAAATCGCTCGGCGTGCGTGTCGAGAAATTCTCGATAGGTTTCGGCCCGAAGGTGGCGTCTATAAAAAGAGACGATACCGAATATCTCATTTCAGCGATTCCTCTCGGCGGATATGTCAAGATGGGCGGCGACGAGCCGGGGGAGAAGATAACAGGCCAAAAGTGGGAATTTCTTTCGAGGCCCATATTCGACAGGTTTCGGATAATACTTGCGGGTCCGCTATTGAATTATGTATTCGCTTTTATACTGCTATCCGTCGTATTTATGGTCGGCACGCCCGTAACGACTACCGAAGTGGGTATAGTTATGGACGGGTATCCGGCTAAAAGCGCAGGCCTTCTCTCGGGCGATAAGATAGTGGCCGTAGACGGCAAAGCCATAAGTTACGGGGATGCGCTTGTCGCGGTTATCAATAAGCACACCAAAGGCCCGATCTCGTTGACCGTAGAGCGACGGGGTAAGGTATTTGTTCAGGAAATTACGCCCGTCGTGGAAAAGCATAGAGTCGGTTTAGGCGGCAAAGAGGTGGAGATCGCGCGCATCGGGATACAGCCGGCCCAGAAGATAGTTAAGGGCGGGTATGGATTTTTCGGTTCCATGTATATGGGCGCGCAGTCGCTCTGGCAGATAACGGCGCTGACGTACAAGGCGCTATGGGGTATGTTGATAGGAAAGCTGTCCGTTAAGGAGATGAGCGGGCCCGTCGGTATATTTGTTATTACCGCCCAGGCCGCGAAGATGGGCGGTATATATCTTCTAAATCTCATGGCTATATTAAGCGCGTCATTGGCTATATTCAATCTTCTACCGCTCCCGATCTTAGACGGCGGGCATTTGCTGTTCCTGGCGATCGAAAAGGCGCGCGGGAAGCCGTTATCGATGAAGGCGCAGGAGATGATCGCGAATGTCGGGGTGGCGCTACTGATACTCTTCACCATATTTGTTTTTTACAACGACATTATTAAATTTGGGATCGCGGATAAGATAGCGAAACTATTCGGAAAATGATAAAGCGTAAGAAGACCAGGCAGGTTATTGTCGGAGGCGTTAAGATAGGCGGCGGCGCGCCGGTGTCGATACAATCGATGGCCAAGGTCGCCACTTCCGACGTGCGTCGCGTGGTATCTCAGATAAAAGAGCTCGAGCGCGCCGGCTGTGAGATCATAAGGATTGCCGTAAAGGATATGGACGACGCCCGCGCGGTAAGAAAGATAAAAGAGAAGATACATATACCGCTCGTCTGCGACATCCATTTCAACTACCGCCTGGCGCTCGAGGCGATAAAAAACGGTGCGGATAAAATACGTTTGAATCCCGGGAATATAAGAAAGCGCGGTGAGATAGCTCAGGTCGTAATGGCCGCGAAGGGGGCGGGGATACCGATCAGGATAGGGGTAAACTCCGGTTCGGTGGTTAAAGGGCGCGGGACAGTGACGAGTTCCCTCGTAAAATCCGCGCTCGACTACGTGAAATTATTTGAGCAAATGGACTTTCGTGATATAATCATATCACTGAAGGCCTCGGATGTGGCCACGACCGTAGCCGCTTACAGGGAAATATCGCAGAGATGCGATTACCCTCTGCATTTGGGGGTTACCGCTTCCGGTTCGCATGATCAGGGTATCGTAAAGTCTGCGATAGGCATAGGCGCGCTTCTTCTCGACGGCATAGGCGATACAATACGGGTTTCATTGACGGCCGATCCGGTCGAAGAAGTTTTAGCCGCCAAACGCATATTAAGTTCCGTAGGTATGCGGCGCGACGGCGCGGAAGTTATAGCGTGCCCGACGTGCGGACGGTGCCAGGTGGACTTAGGCGCGATAGTCGGACAACTTGAGAAGAAGGTTCTGGAGCAAGCCGCAGGATACGGAAATATCAGGATAGCCGTGATGGGCTGTGAAGTGAATGGGCCCGGCGAGGCACGCGAGGCGGATATAGGCATCGCGTTCGGCAAAGACTCGGGAATGTTATTTAAAAAAGGTAAGATGATTAAAAAAGTAAAAGCAAAAGACGCGATTAAAGAATTATTGAGACAAATATGAAATGGACCGAAGCGTTAATCCCGACACTTAAAGAAGATCCGCAGGACGCGGAAGTTATAAGCCATAAGCTTATGATACGCGGAGGGTTTATCCGCAAACTCAGCGCCGGCGCGTATTCGTATCTTCCGCTTGGCGTGAAGACTCTCCATAAGATCGAGGCGATAATAAGAGAAGAGCTGGATAGTGTTGGTTGTCAGGAGGTGCTCCTGCCGGCCATCCATCCGCCTGAAATATGGAAGAAGACCGGCCGTTACGATGTGCTGGGGCCGGTGCTTATAAAATTCAAAGACCGCCACGGCAAGGAGTGCGTTCTCGGGCCGACCCACGAGGAGATAATAACAGACCTTGTAGCCAATAATCTCAAATCATATAAAGAACTTCCGTTCACACTCTATCAGATACAGACGAAGTTTCGCGATGAGCCCAGGCCGCGCTTCGGCATTATGCGCACCTCCGAGTTTATAATGAAGGACGCCTATAGCTTTGATTGCGATAGCGATGGGCTCGAGAAGAGTTACAGGAAGATGTACGATGCCTACTGCCGGATATTCGAGCGTTGCGGATTGCCGTATGTGGCGGTAGAGGCCGACCCCGGCATAATGGGCGGCAACGATTCGAATGAATTCATGGTGCCGACCCCGGCGGGTGAGGACAGGATCGTCGTTTGCACTAAATGCAAATACTCCGCGAGCACAGAAGTTGCCAAGTGCGAAGGGGGTCCGGCGTTCGGTAAGGCCCAGGCGGCTAAAGAGAAGAAACTGCCGATAGCCGAAGTGGAGACGCCGGGGATAACGACGATCGAGGGGGTTTCCGAACTTTTAAAGACAGAGCCGACGCGGTTGGTCAAGACGCTGATATATAAATGCGACGACAAAATAGTTGCGGTTCTTTTGCGCGGTGATTTCGAGGCCAACGAAGCGAAGATAAAAAATTACCTGAAATGCGTCTCGCTTGAACTCGCCGATGCCAAAACGATAGAAGATGTAACGCTCGCGCCCGTCGGGTTTTCCGGCCCGGTGAAATTGCGCCTCGCGCGCATAATTGCCGATAACAGCGTCAAGGGCATGGTTAATTCTATTACCGGCGCCAATAAGAAGGACGCGCATCTTATAAACGTAAACATAGACCGTGATTTTGAGACGAAAGAGTTTGCAGATTTACGGATGATAACGGCTGTAGACGGATGTCCGGCGTGCGGCAAGCCGATAGAGATAAAGCAGGCTATAGAGATAGGCCACACGTTCAAGCTCGGCACTAAATATTCGGAAGCGCTCCAGGCGAAGTTCCTCGATAAGGACGGTAAAGAGAATATCGCCATAATGGGCTGTTACGGCATAGGTGTGAACAGGATAATGGCCAGTCTTATTGAAACCTCGAACGATAAGGACGGGATAATATGGCCGGAGTCCATCGCTCCGTACAAAATTATAATTCTCGCGCTGAATATGGAAGATAAAAAGGTGAAAGAGCTGGCGGATGAATCCTATAAGGCGCTTATAAAATCAGGATTTGATGTTTTATACGATGATAGGAATGAATCCGCTGGAGTAAAATTCAAAGACGCTGATCTCATAGGCATACCGATAAAGGTAATAATCGGATCGAAAAACGCCAAAAATAATATAGTTGAAGTCAAATCCCGCAAGACTGGCAAGATAGATCAGATCCCGCAGAAGGATCTCGTAGCTTTCCTCAAAACCTCTGAATCAACCGCGTAGGTAACCTACGCGGTTGATTGCGCGGTCGAACCTCCGGGTTAAATTAAGGTATAAAAAAGTTATATTTTCCGCTTTGATTTCTTTGGAATATATGTTATCGTTTTAACAATATTAAGCGATAAAAAATCCGGAGAATTAATGCATAATATTGGTATTAAGATTATATCGGCAGTTCTTGCCATAGCCTGCCTTCTGACGTTTTCCGATGTAGCGCTGTGCTATGATTTTATTCCGGTTAAGGCGCATGATACGTTGGCGCTTGACTCGCAAATTCGCACCGCTGAGTTTTCAGCAATATTCAGTGAATTATACATAGGCCATGCCATTGCCGATGCCTGTAGATTGAACATAACAAGCGAAAACGGCGTAAAAGATCTTATAACTGCTCACCGCTCCCGCCTTGTCGGCCCAGCCGTTTCTAACCGTATCGGCTCCTTCGACCTTAAAAATCTCCAGGTTCGCCGTGAAGGCGATTCGTACTATTTGACCTACACAAACGCATTAGACGGAAATAGAATATCCTGCCGTTATTTCGTACTACCTTCCAACGATTCCGCTTCTAACGCTATCCGCATATGCGACTTCGAATCCTCCTGCGTGAAGCGGACGGTGTGGATGGAGGTCGCTGGCGCTACTTCGGTCCCGGTAAAAGCAGGGCCTCTCGCCGCGGCTGAGTCGTCCGTTATGGACGCGAAGACGCTTAAAGGCGCCGGAGTGATGTTAAAAGATGAAGCGCCGAAACCTAAACCCGCAGGTGCTCGATTGCTGGAATTTGCGAAAAAGCTTGAATCAATACATGCGGAAGTTAAAAAAAGAAGGCGTTTGCGCAAAGGTGAGCATTTCTGGTTAATTAGGGCGCCAAAAATATTGCGCCGGGCCAAACTTATACTTGATAAAGACGGCCCGGAAGAGGCGTTTGCGCAATTAGTGTATATGTGGAAAGGTTTGAACTCCTTCGCTGAAAAATATAAGGAATATGGACGGTTAACCGGTATCGAGTTTAATCCGAATGAATATGAAGAGTTTCTTGTGTGGTGGGCAAAAGAGATATACCCGACGAAGCCGGGACTTGCGCTTGCCGTGCATCTACAGCTTGCAAAATTTTCGCTCGATGCTATACCGCTTGTTCTTTCAATATCAGGTCGGGATAGTGAAATGGATATCGGGATGTGCGCTCTTATAGATAAATATAAAGTATTGCTGGAAGAATTTTACGAAGATTCCCTCAGCTTGTCGGAAAGCATAAATGATTCTACCGGTGCGCCGAACCGAATAGCGGATTGGCGCCTTTATCTTTTAGCAATTCACAAGATCGATAAGATCATTTATAACCTGGGTGAGGTACGGCAAAATATTTTAGATACACCGGAAATACCCAAAAAAGTATCGCAATATTTTTTGAATGATGACAGCCCTCTATACCGGGCGCAACAACACCTGGTTCATGTTCAACACTATGCCAAAATGCTACAAGCGTCTTCCGGAGAAAATGGCCCACAGCCCGACCAGACACGAACGCAGGAGGGTGAGCCGCCGCTACTCGGAGGCGGAACAGGGATTTATGTTATCGAACAGTCGATAGTAAAGGATGCACCTGAGGTTACGGCAACATTAATACGCGGGAATATCGTGGGCGGGACGATGACGAAGGATGAGGCGGTGCGCCTGCTCGTGAAGATGGCTATTACGGGAAACAAAGACAAGTGCGCCCGGATAGTTGCAGGTCTTAGTGAATTGGGATACGATATTGTATTCGCATACGAGGAAGCACTTGAGATAGCCATATTATGGCTGGATTTTGGAACCGCGGTTGATAAGATGATAAGCTATCTTCGCTTTTACGTAAAAGAAGATGTCCATCCGGAACTTGATAAGCACCGAATGCAGTTGGCGGCGGGATTTTATGAAGTGCTTGACTTATTTGCCGGACAAAGCAAGGGTGGTATCGGGGAATTTGCGAATTTTTACAAAGTGGCTTCCCCG
This genomic stretch from Candidatus Omnitrophota bacterium harbors:
- a CDS encoding OmpA family protein; this translates as MRKVAVLALALIFTVSLTGCALNFYKGKPEQERKIKQLTSQLEDLEQAKRTLEERLAKEIADNQILLEQTQRGLIITMANDILFDSGKAKLKKNAYPALDKVAVVLNETVPDRDIGVEGHTDSAPIKRSGWKSNWELSSARATNVLHYLIGKDVSPRRLSAIGYGEFRPVDANDTKEGRSRNRRVEIIILPKEMSKKSYEEIQGKISEEAKAAEESKAPEAQESVK
- a CDS encoding phosphatidate cytidylyltransferase, producing MADNLSVTKRMITSIIIVTLVTLVIFFFPNWVFALLASVMIGLALIEFFALVERKNIFVYKYLGVIIGMCVPIMLYFQMGGEGYFTLEPFFIVIACLFIFVLQFTRRDSSQALVSIAVTLFGLLYIAWFFSYFLKLKFLHNGAYLVAFLVLVTKMGDVGAYLVGNAAGKHALIPRISPHKTIEGTIGGLLFSVMSAVASRSYLPDFSYAHLVVLGILLGILAQVGDLAESLLKRDSGVKDSGAVFSGFGGMLDLIDSLLFTAPIFYFYVAVLMKK
- the serA gene encoding phosphoglycerate dehydrogenase, yielding MSFRVLISDSLSKEAVEILQKEKEFKVDVNTKMTPEELKAAIKDYDALLVRSATKVTKDVIEAASKLKIIGRAGVGLDNVDVEAASKKGIIVVNTPAGNTISTAEHAFSMMMALSRNIPQADMSVKKGEWERKKFMGVELYGKTLGIVGLGRIGTEVARRALVFGMKVMAYDPFLSVEKAKELGIELVDIMTIYKNADYITVHTPLTDETRHMISDKEFAVMKKSIRLINCARGGIIDEEALVRAIEAGKVAGAAFDVFEEEPPKNSKLAKLDKVVLTPHLGASTEEAQMNVAIDVANTVRDALLGRGVKNAVNVPCVDPEVYKVLEPYLKLAENIGCMQTQLVDGHIKKVKIRYVGDLLKYDLTPFTATIMKGLLKPIMQDTVNFVNSLVMAKERGITIVESKTDRIQDFASLIWVEVETDRMTSSICGTLFTKVDPRIVKVNDFYVDFVPEGTLLMVFNKDVPGIIGHIGTIFGKNKINVASVSFGREAKGGRAVSVWNVDSEVSKKVLDEIKSSGDVYELKLVKL
- a CDS encoding homocitrate synthase, whose amino-acid sequence is MAKQNKIYIVDVTNRDGVQTSRLGLAKLQKTMINLYLNDMGVTQSEFGFPVTRHETNYLNANLELAKLGVLKPIVLSGWIRAIKSDVEKACKMTKVENLNLSISTSEQMINGKFQGKFTKEDVIKEMVEAVRTAKKFGIKYVGVNAEDASRTHIDYLIKFSRAAKKAGAERIRYCDTLGYDDPFTIYERVKVLASEIKLPIELHCHNDLGMVVACSVAGAKAAIDAGVDAYINTTVNGMGERAGNADLVSVILAVKYSSGFQGKKYILDERVKLSSAWKLAKYASYAFDVPIPINQPGVGANAFAHESGIHADGALKDRRNYELYDFEELGRGEPEIIDTGRQITAGEYSGIKGFRNVYDKLEVKFKDEKEATKILELVRYANVHTQQPLTEDELLFIARHPEIARKIFTMTP
- a CDS encoding adenylosuccinate synthase, with the protein product MANMVILGAQWGDEGKGKVIDIFTRKVDYVVRYQGGNNAGHTVVIGDEEFILHLIPSGILHKRKMCVIGNGVVIDPKALLDEINMLKNRGIDVDGRLFISDNAHVIFPYHRLLDELKEGKRKKIGTTKRGIGPCYSDKVARSGIRVADLIDDAVLREKLQSNLDEKNDILGKIYGAKGFSFDELYEEYSGYAKEIKKYVVDTAVALNDAIKKKKRILFEGAQGTLLDVDHGTYPFVTSSNSTAGGASTGTGVGPTKIGKVIGVVKAYTTRVGEGPFPTEFTKDLMEQIRKKGKEFGATTGRPRRCGWFDNVIVKHSVMVNGIDEIVVTKLDVLDDLDSIKICTAYKFGGKIYNHFPSNPRVLAACEPIYEELPGWRSDTTRVTSYAKLPVNARNYLKRIQHILNTKIVLISVGCDRKQTFSKGA
- a CDS encoding isoprenyl transferase, which translates into the protein MSPEKIPQHVAIIMDGNGRWARAHHLPRIAGHRAGASSVRQVIEAARECGVKVLTLYTFSTENWKRPKDEVDKLFGLLEEYLDKEEKSLNKNNIRFSTIGDIDAMPESVRAKIRKVTASTAGNTGLVLNLALNYGARHEILNACRGIAKAAVAGRLDPEAIDEAGFADYLYTKDLPDPDLMIRTSGECRLSNFLLWQIAYSELYITKKFWPDFKKPDFKKALKEYERRERRFGG